Proteins encoded within one genomic window of Nonomuraea gerenzanensis:
- a CDS encoding DUF559 domain-containing protein, whose protein sequence is MELTAPRHLAIPGCVTYVVPLPAEDITEHRGIRLTTIERTALDCARWLPRMDAVAALDQFARRGVDLEALWHRPLNTWSLRETLSLADRGAASPRESWLRVILVDGGLPRPTTQIRVELGEDRFAYLDLGWEDFKVAVEYDGQEHHTSSSDQQHDADRREELRRRGWRVIAVRRDVIPGQIADLLHHVASALIERGWRPGPQGTIRILSRIRAARRSRRYRLPLLGGQR, encoded by the coding sequence GTGGAGCTGACCGCCCCCCGCCACCTCGCCATCCCCGGTTGCGTCACCTACGTGGTGCCTCTTCCCGCCGAGGACATCACGGAGCACAGAGGCATCCGCCTCACCACCATCGAACGCACGGCCCTCGACTGCGCCCGCTGGCTCCCGCGCATGGACGCCGTGGCCGCCCTCGACCAGTTCGCCCGCAGAGGCGTGGACCTGGAAGCGCTGTGGCACCGCCCCCTCAACACCTGGTCCCTCCGCGAAACCCTCAGCCTCGCCGACCGCGGCGCCGCCTCTCCCCGGGAGAGCTGGCTCAGGGTCATCCTGGTGGACGGCGGCCTCCCCAGACCCACCACCCAGATCAGGGTGGAGCTGGGCGAAGACCGCTTCGCCTACCTCGACCTGGGCTGGGAGGACTTCAAGGTCGCGGTCGAGTACGACGGTCAGGAACACCACACCTCATCCAGCGACCAGCAACACGACGCCGACCGCCGCGAAGAGCTACGCCGACGCGGCTGGCGCGTGATCGCCGTCCGCCGCGACGTCATCCCCGGCCAGATCGCCGACCTCCTCCACCACGTGGCCAGCGCCTTGATCGAACGCGGCTGGCGCCCGGGCCCCCAGGGCACGATCCGCATCCTGAGCCGCATCCGCGCAGCCCGCCGCAGCCGCCGCTACCGCTTACCTCTCCTCGGCGGCCAACGATGA
- a CDS encoding class I SAM-dependent methyltransferase gives MLTVDFARLPVGPGVRVLDLGCGGGRHAFEVLRRGADVIAFDMDQSELDGVASMFVAMDKAGEVPDGATGETVQGTALDMPFEDDSFDRVIAAEVLEHIPDDMAAMREIFRVLKPGGTAAVTVPSFLPERICWALDEDYHTAPGGHVRIYTLAELSAKLKSIGFEIGPHHHAHGLHAPYWWIKCAVGVNNDEHPLAKAYHELLVWDIMKRPAATRIAEALLNPVIGKSVVLYVRKP, from the coding sequence GTGCTGACCGTGGACTTCGCCCGACTCCCCGTCGGCCCGGGCGTGCGCGTGCTCGACCTGGGCTGCGGCGGTGGCAGGCACGCCTTCGAGGTGCTGCGCCGGGGAGCGGACGTGATCGCGTTCGACATGGACCAGTCCGAGCTGGACGGCGTGGCGAGCATGTTCGTGGCGATGGACAAGGCGGGCGAGGTGCCCGACGGCGCGACCGGCGAGACCGTCCAGGGCACCGCGCTGGACATGCCGTTCGAGGACGACAGCTTCGACCGGGTCATCGCGGCGGAGGTGCTGGAGCACATCCCCGACGACATGGCGGCCATGCGCGAGATCTTCCGCGTGCTCAAACCGGGCGGCACGGCGGCCGTGACCGTGCCCAGCTTCCTGCCCGAGCGCATCTGCTGGGCCCTGGACGAGGACTACCACACGGCTCCCGGCGGCCACGTGCGCATCTACACGCTCGCCGAGCTGTCGGCCAAGCTGAAGTCCATCGGCTTCGAGATCGGCCCGCACCACCACGCTCACGGCCTGCACGCGCCTTACTGGTGGATCAAGTGCGCGGTCGGCGTCAACAACGACGAGCACCCGCTCGCCAAGGCCTACCACGAGCTGCTGGTCTGGGACATCATGAAGCGCCCCGCCGCCACCAGGATCGCCGAGGCCCTGCTCAACCCGGTCATCGGCAAGAGCGTGGTCCTGTACGTGCGGAAGCCATGA
- a CDS encoding transcriptional regulator, protein MRDVLYLEEIEQAETLLKPQRIEVLRQLAEPRTCSEVAERLGQTPQRVYYHVKRLVEAGLVDQVSERKVRGIHEGIYQAGARSYWLSPRLVGRLGLRKARDQLSLGYLLDLMEEVQADIAALDRTAPELPSIGLSGEIRVRPESRQEFLNELQSLLQGLFTRYGGAEGDAFKLALACYPQTAAQAPEGDETDD, encoded by the coding sequence ATGAGAGACGTCCTGTACCTCGAAGAGATCGAGCAGGCCGAGACCCTGCTCAAGCCCCAGCGCATCGAAGTGCTGAGGCAACTCGCCGAGCCCCGCACCTGCTCGGAGGTCGCCGAACGGCTCGGCCAGACCCCACAACGCGTCTACTACCACGTCAAGCGCCTGGTGGAGGCGGGCCTGGTCGACCAGGTGTCCGAACGCAAGGTGCGCGGCATCCACGAGGGCATCTACCAGGCCGGCGCCCGCTCGTACTGGCTGTCACCCCGCCTCGTGGGCCGGCTCGGCCTGCGCAAGGCCCGCGACCAGCTCAGCCTCGGCTACCTGCTCGATCTCATGGAGGAGGTCCAGGCCGACATCGCGGCGCTCGACAGGACCGCCCCGGAGCTGCCGTCCATCGGACTGTCCGGAGAGATCCGCGTGCGCCCGGAGAGCCGCCAGGAGTTCCTGAACGAGTTGCAGAGCCTGTTGCAAGGCCTGTTCACCCGCTACGGCGGGGCGGAGGGTGACGCCTTCAAGCTGGCCCTCGCCTGCTATCCCCAGACCGCCGCCCAAGCCCCAGAAGGAGACGAGACCGATGACTGA
- a CDS encoding SRPBCC family protein, giving the protein MTDPLIIRASIPAPVERVSRALTDPDDLRVWLAEHVEVELPGRFAFWGRTTPEGDAPHQRLLHADERSVRFAWLLDGEETTSELSVEPDGGDRTILTLSQTHFDFQDVITGKSIRGVLETYWCQVLTNLAEHLEGRALTPMQDYTSTDMRVEVEIDASAAEVFHAITDSEAVTRWFGYRIEIEPYEGGRLAMGGFDDNPEPAKVLEVVPDQKFVVDWGDVGVGTWELAGSGGKTRLTLVQSGFDQADPPYAGWGGFLSGVAELRRYLEMAEWKPVIMA; this is encoded by the coding sequence ATGACTGACCCCCTGATCATCCGCGCGAGCATCCCGGCACCGGTCGAACGCGTGAGCCGCGCGCTGACGGACCCGGACGACCTGCGCGTCTGGCTGGCGGAGCACGTCGAGGTGGAGCTGCCCGGACGGTTCGCGTTCTGGGGGCGTACGACGCCGGAGGGCGACGCGCCGCACCAGCGGCTGCTGCACGCCGACGAGCGCTCGGTGCGCTTCGCCTGGTTGCTCGACGGTGAGGAGACCACCTCCGAGCTGTCGGTGGAGCCCGACGGGGGCGACCGGACGATCCTCACCCTGTCGCAGACCCACTTCGACTTCCAGGACGTCATCACGGGCAAGAGCATCCGGGGGGTGCTCGAGACGTACTGGTGCCAGGTGCTGACCAACCTGGCCGAGCACCTGGAGGGCCGCGCGCTCACGCCGATGCAGGACTACACCTCCACGGACATGCGGGTCGAGGTCGAGATCGACGCGTCGGCGGCCGAGGTGTTCCACGCGATCACCGACTCGGAGGCGGTGACCCGGTGGTTCGGCTACAGGATCGAGATCGAGCCGTACGAGGGCGGGCGGCTGGCCATGGGGGGGTTCGACGACAATCCGGAACCGGCCAAGGTACTGGAGGTGGTGCCCGATCAGAAGTTCGTTGTGGACTGGGGGGATGTGGGGGTTGGGACATGGGAGCTGGCGGGGTCCGGTGGGAAGACGCGGTTGACGCTGGTGCAGAGTGGGTTCGACCAGGCTGATCCGCCGTACGCGGGGTGGGGTGGGTTCCTGTCGGGGGTGGCGGAGTTGCGGCGTTATCTGGAGATGGCGGAGTGGAAGCCGGTCATCATGGCTTAG
- a CDS encoding GDP-mannose 4,6-dehydratase, which produces MARRALITGITGQDGSYLAEHLLEQGYEVWGLARGQANPRVSRMRKLLTDVRVVRGDLLDQGSLISAVERVQPDEVYNLGAISFVPMSWEQAELTAEVTGMGVLRMLEAIRVCSGVSRGASAAASGQIRFYQASSSEMFGQVSETPQTERTAFHPRSPYGVAKAYGHFLTQNYRESYGMFAVSGILFNHESPRRGAEFVTRKVSLGVARIKLGLATELRLGNLEARRDWGFAGDYVKAMHLMLQAGKPEDYVIGTGRMKSVRELVEAAFHAAGLDWERYVVTDQTLHRPAEVDLLCADPKKARVQLGWEPRVSFDELVAMMVEADLRLLTDGGDPHDDSSWP; this is translated from the coding sequence TTGGCCAGGCGCGCTCTGATCACCGGCATCACCGGCCAGGACGGTTCCTATCTGGCGGAGCACCTGCTGGAGCAGGGGTACGAGGTGTGGGGGCTGGCCCGCGGGCAGGCGAACCCGCGCGTGTCGCGGATGCGCAAGCTGCTGACGGACGTCCGGGTGGTGCGCGGTGATCTGCTGGACCAGGGGTCGCTGATCTCCGCCGTCGAACGGGTGCAGCCGGACGAGGTCTACAACCTCGGGGCGATCTCGTTCGTGCCCATGTCGTGGGAGCAGGCCGAGCTCACGGCCGAGGTGACCGGGATGGGCGTGCTGCGCATGCTGGAGGCGATCCGGGTGTGCTCGGGCGTGTCGCGGGGAGCTTCGGCGGCTGCCAGCGGACAGATCCGCTTTTATCAGGCTTCGTCCTCCGAGATGTTCGGCCAGGTCAGCGAGACGCCCCAGACCGAGCGCACCGCCTTCCACCCGCGCTCCCCGTACGGGGTGGCCAAGGCCTACGGGCACTTCCTCACCCAGAACTACCGCGAGTCGTACGGGATGTTCGCCGTCTCCGGGATCCTGTTCAACCACGAGTCGCCGCGGCGTGGCGCCGAGTTCGTCACCAGGAAGGTGTCGCTCGGGGTGGCCCGCATCAAGCTGGGGCTGGCCACCGAGCTGCGGCTGGGGAATTTGGAGGCGCGGCGCGACTGGGGGTTCGCCGGCGACTACGTCAAGGCGATGCACCTGATGCTGCAGGCGGGCAAGCCCGAGGACTACGTCATCGGGACCGGGCGGATGAAGTCGGTCAGGGAGCTGGTGGAGGCCGCCTTCCACGCCGCTGGGCTCGACTGGGAGCGGTACGTCGTCACCGATCAGACGTTGCATCGGCCGGCGGAGGTGGATCTGCTCTGCGCGGATCCGAAGAAGGCCCGGGTGCAGCTGGGGTGGGAGCCTCGGGTCTCCTTCGATGAGCTGGTGGCGATGATGGTGGAGGCTGATCTGCGGCTGCTCACGGACGGTGGGGACCCGCACGACGACAGCTCCTGGCCCTGA
- a CDS encoding glycosyltransferase family 4 protein — translation MSVRERRLRIALLSYRSKPTCGGQGVYLRHLSRELVALGHHVEVFSGQPYPELDEGVILRKVPSLDLYRDEDPFRTPKLHEYRDWIDWLEVGTMWTAGFPEPLTFTLRAHRELKKRVGDFDVVQDNQTLGYGLLAIQKLFPVVGTIHHPISVDRRIELEAAQGVKKLTMRRWYGFVKMQSRVAPQLKPILTVSESSLADIHRDFNVPQANMRLIPLGVDTRYFHPRPGKPRRRGSIVAVASADSPMKGVATLLRAVAKLATERDVNLTVVSKPTPGGPTEQLVQELSLQDRVRFVHGISDDELGELIATSEISVVPSLYEGFSLPAVEHMACGTPLVASRTGALPEVVGDAAVQVPPGDPEELAAVLRRLHDSPEERERVGKAGYDRVMERYTWHVVAKRTVEAYHEAIENHKRRG, via the coding sequence GTGTCCGTGCGGGAGCGAAGGCTGCGGATCGCGCTTCTGTCCTACCGCAGCAAGCCCACCTGTGGTGGCCAGGGGGTCTACCTCCGCCACCTGAGCCGGGAGCTGGTCGCGCTGGGGCACCACGTCGAGGTGTTCTCCGGCCAGCCCTACCCCGAGCTGGACGAGGGCGTCATCCTCCGGAAGGTGCCCAGCCTCGACCTCTACCGCGACGAAGACCCGTTCAGAACGCCCAAGCTGCACGAATACCGCGACTGGATCGACTGGCTGGAAGTCGGCACCATGTGGACCGCCGGGTTCCCCGAGCCGCTGACGTTCACCCTGCGCGCCCACCGCGAGCTCAAGAAGCGCGTCGGCGACTTCGACGTCGTGCAGGACAACCAGACCCTCGGGTACGGCCTGCTCGCCATCCAGAAGCTGTTCCCCGTGGTCGGCACCATCCACCACCCGATCAGCGTGGACCGCCGCATCGAGCTGGAGGCGGCCCAGGGCGTCAAGAAGCTCACCATGCGCCGCTGGTACGGCTTCGTGAAGATGCAGTCGCGCGTCGCGCCGCAGCTCAAGCCGATCCTGACGGTCAGCGAGTCGTCGCTGGCCGACATCCACCGCGACTTCAACGTCCCCCAGGCGAACATGCGCCTGATCCCGCTCGGCGTCGACACCCGCTACTTCCACCCGCGCCCCGGCAAGCCCAGGCGCAGGGGCTCGATCGTGGCCGTGGCCAGCGCCGACTCCCCCATGAAGGGCGTGGCGACGCTGCTGCGGGCGGTCGCGAAGCTGGCCACCGAGCGCGACGTGAACCTGACCGTCGTCAGCAAGCCCACCCCGGGCGGCCCCACCGAGCAGCTCGTGCAGGAGCTGTCGCTGCAGGACCGGGTGCGCTTCGTGCACGGCATCTCCGACGACGAGCTGGGCGAGCTGATCGCCACCTCGGAGATCTCGGTCGTGCCGTCCCTGTACGAGGGCTTCTCGCTGCCCGCGGTCGAGCACATGGCCTGCGGCACGCCGCTGGTCGCCAGCCGTACGGGCGCGCTGCCCGAGGTGGTCGGCGACGCCGCTGTGCAGGTGCCGCCGGGCGACCCCGAGGAGCTGGCCGCGGTGCTGCGCCGCCTGCACGACTCACCGGAGGAGCGCGAGCGGGTCGGCAAGGCCGGCTACGACCGCGTCATGGAGCGCTACACCTGGCACGTCGTGGCCAAGCGCACCGTCGAGGCGTACCACGAGGCGATCGAGAACCACAAGAGGAGAGGCTGA